In one window of Borrelia anserina Es DNA:
- a CDS encoding adenylate kinase, producing MKLIFLGPPGSGKGTIAKILSNKLNYYHISTGDLFRENISSATPLGKEIKQIVEHGQLVPDSITIKIVKDKIDTLENKDNFILDGFPRNINQAKALDQFLTDITIINFLIDKEILIKRLSGRRICQSCGEIFNIYTFPTKEKGVCDLCKGILYQRKDDTAESLKVRLKEYHLQTKPLVDFYSKSNRLNNINASKEIDKVEKSLMEIILKN from the coding sequence ATGAAACTTATTTTTTTAGGGCCCCCAGGTTCTGGAAAAGGTACAATTGCCAAGATACTCTCAAATAAATTAAATTACTACCACATCTCAACAGGAGATCTATTCAGAGAAAATATATCAAGTGCTACCCCTCTTGGCAAGGAAATCAAACAAATAGTTGAGCATGGACAATTAGTACCCGACTCAATCACAATAAAAATTGTTAAAGATAAAATCGATACCCTCGAAAATAAGGATAACTTTATCCTTGATGGATTTCCCAGAAATATCAATCAAGCCAAAGCTTTAGATCAGTTCCTGACAGATATCACAATCATTAACTTTTTAATTGACAAAGAGATATTAATAAAAAGGCTTTCTGGAAGAAGAATATGCCAGTCCTGCGGCGAAATATTTAATATATACACATTTCCTACAAAAGAAAAGGGGGTTTGTGATCTTTGTAAGGGTATCCTTTACCAAAGAAAAGATGATACAGCAGAATCTTTGAAAGTCAGACTTAAAGAATATCATTTGCAGACAAAACCACTAGTAGATTTTTACTCAAAGAGCAACAGACTCAATAATATAAACGCATCAAAAGAAATTGACAAAGTGGAAAAAAGCTTAATGGAAATAATACTAAAAAATTAG
- a CDS encoding diguanylate cyclase, with the protein MEDMILDDFDGAVVEPHKLLLVDDTPTNLDLLVGILQYNYEIRIALNGIDALKQVEIFSPDLILLDILLPDVSGYEVCKRLKSDPETRDIPIIFISSRDSIDAQLEGFNVGGVDYILKPFNGRIINARIKTHLELKRLRDYFKNLARIDGLTQIPNRRFFTDKFAKFWMQALEHSRNVIVGMLDIDYFKKYNDNYGHTNGDECLKLIAKSLNKIAVRYKIDIARYGGEEFILFSVGKSLDEMIKIVDILIEDIRNLAIVHEYSSISNFVTVSVGLAEQIPHDSNFTNIIKRADDKLYEAKIFGRNQLKY; encoded by the coding sequence ATGGAAGATATGATTTTAGATGATTTTGATGGAGCTGTAGTTGAACCTCATAAGTTGCTGCTTGTAGATGATACACCTACGAATCTGGATTTATTGGTAGGTATCTTGCAATATAATTATGAAATTAGAATTGCATTAAATGGTATTGATGCTTTAAAACAAGTTGAAATTTTTAGTCCTGATTTAATCCTTCTTGACATACTACTTCCAGATGTTAGTGGTTATGAGGTCTGTAAAAGGCTTAAAAGTGATCCTGAGACGAGAGATATTCCTATAATTTTTATTAGTTCAAGAGATTCTATTGATGCTCAACTAGAAGGGTTTAATGTCGGTGGAGTAGACTATATTCTAAAACCTTTTAATGGCAGAATTATTAATGCAAGAATTAAAACTCATCTTGAACTTAAGAGACTTAGGGATTATTTTAAGAATCTTGCAAGAATTGATGGTCTAACCCAAATTCCTAATAGAAGGTTTTTCACAGATAAGTTTGCTAAGTTTTGGATGCAGGCCTTGGAGCATAGCCGTAACGTCATTGTGGGAATGTTAGATATCGATTATTTTAAAAAATATAATGATAATTATGGACATACCAATGGTGATGAATGTCTTAAGTTGATTGCAAAGAGTTTAAATAAAATTGCTGTTAGATATAAGATAGATATTGCTCGTTATGGTGGTGAGGAATTTATTTTATTTTCTGTAGGCAAGAGTTTGGATGAAATGATTAAGATTGTCGATATTCTAATTGAAGACATTAGAAATTTAGCTATAGTGCATGAGTATAGTAGTATTTCTAATTTTGTAACAGTTTCAGTTGGATTAGCTGAACAAATTCCACATGATTCTAATTTTACCAATATTATTAAGCGTGCTGACGATAAGTTATATGAAGCTAAAATTTTTGGTCGTAATCAACTTAAGTATTAA
- a CDS encoding ATP-binding protein, producing MRGLGIFIFIFFLSHVSLIANQTLKFKLVDQYYPLYYKNREGKMFGIIFDLLDKWAQDHNYDISVEAIEYLDQNSIEDDVVYLGLTYNSYLNEYLYFKNEVGKCVTALIYNPSKGQKPSDLFFSSKLRVGVVKNTIYEDILRFHGYVDNVSLFPDTERLLLALRENNIDLVYGSYKSLSCVWYNSFYPYFVSVFNSEYFYSFGIRAAISKNAGIQLRDLDLDLLNYLQSIPKEKYDSFKELDFLFRLDVGIYNDYPPFSFINSKGQFSGILVDLWNALAREYGFSVKFIGFPKESIKRSLDDKDVSIWGGIIEDNNILSSQKYRVIAPICSLDFNLYLTNAKNSNKVINSQIIDFNFNGILLDKNTDIVSNFLDIINRSYGFVENSITTNYLSRLHGYNNILSFRDSSLTKRKSLVLAANNERLQLFTYMLNSLIPNILFDTLLQIGKNWLGQGEIKDYQDNFYGHMNITNFNIEEKIWLQSNRKLNLAVKNWYPIDYFDSGRYKGINERLINKIRRLTNLDFNIVSVPEGEIEELVKLGKIDILSANLDNSNSDYVFNVKAVSEIPLHLFSNKSRLFTSRSSDCIAVLKFLYTKELETQIGTQLVQVDSFKEALDLLYRGKVSGIVSDEYTATINFEDLDIRDIKKILTVPDLTFNVNVAVYNQDHILRRIVQKILFRTNVNNKLYFDDWVFSVHESSKDMRLKKSGIAVLTISMFVFTIFVFFLFNLWKEIGFRKKMYSYAISEKKVIEDAIVAKTIFLASMSHDIRTPINGIIAATELLENTGLLGVQKEYVQMINYSSISLLSLIDDILYISKIDMNGIYIENNEIDLEREIEGIVRSFQSQSAKQNLDLIFYSKSDLESYLIGDRSRLKKVLINLIGNSFKFTADGIIVLNYEVISITEDSNSTKIVIEFKVTDTGKGIKKSNIPRIFELFRQGDDSDARKYEGTGLGLAISRKLVSLMGGPGITVESELGRGTTFSFMLPFVLGNKIQNKELSKLELVTSKKILSLFLSKKTVEVLREISNIFDYRNIHYFYSYEDAYKAYCRYPYYDFIFINVSDSGLHEGLKFAERIDNLNYDVRIVFVFYYLKSDEIIGFKYEYMQKPFKRWDFYSDWIKNGPIVDVPIIGESSSLKIKDNVSILIAEDNEINQRILKDILVVIGIKEDSIDIVDDGAKAIEFLKTKRYDVAFIDIRMSSCDGFMVSKEVRKFESQNNLNPCVLIAVTAHALREYKDRCLENGMNDYLAKPIHISSINCILRKYLHIEIGDNKIMADKKLDGFFDLPNLDVTSALMDLNITYDMYVDLCRGFADISDSLIRDLDEAFNLNNEELIKDLAHSIAGALGNMRSNLFEKFKQIETSTDSINELKILYSKARKDLIILVKNIRERILNVIGADDQKKLKFKSNDEFLVLMRKLLNGIENGNPKEYKKVLNVLKRYRLDGNNIILLDYLIKYLRVYNFKESASIVKRMMNTVKAEKS from the coding sequence ATGCGTGGTTTGGGTATTTTTATATTTATATTTTTTTTATCTCATGTCAGTTTGATTGCTAATCAAACTCTTAAATTTAAACTTGTAGATCAATACTATCCTCTTTATTATAAGAATCGAGAAGGTAAAATGTTTGGCATAATTTTTGATCTTTTAGATAAATGGGCACAAGATCATAATTATGACATTAGTGTAGAAGCTATTGAGTATCTTGATCAAAATAGCATTGAAGATGATGTAGTGTATTTGGGATTAACTTATAATTCATATTTAAATGAATATCTTTATTTTAAAAATGAGGTTGGAAAATGTGTAACTGCATTAATTTATAATCCATCAAAAGGGCAAAAACCTTCTGATTTATTTTTTTCAAGTAAGTTACGTGTAGGTGTTGTAAAGAATACTATATATGAGGATATTTTGAGATTTCATGGTTATGTTGATAATGTTTCTTTATTTCCAGATACTGAAAGATTACTTCTAGCATTAAGAGAAAATAATATTGACTTGGTTTATGGGAGTTATAAGTCATTATCTTGTGTGTGGTATAATTCTTTCTATCCGTATTTTGTTAGTGTTTTTAATTCTGAATATTTTTATAGTTTTGGCATAAGAGCTGCTATTAGTAAGAATGCTGGCATTCAGTTAAGAGATTTAGATCTGGATCTTTTAAATTATCTACAATCTATTCCTAAAGAAAAATATGATTCTTTTAAAGAATTAGATTTTTTATTTAGGCTTGATGTTGGAATATATAATGATTATCCTCCTTTTAGTTTTATTAATTCTAAGGGTCAATTTTCAGGAATTTTAGTTGACTTATGGAATGCTCTTGCTAGAGAATATGGTTTTTCAGTGAAATTTATAGGATTTCCAAAGGAGAGTATTAAAAGAAGCCTAGACGATAAGGATGTATCTATTTGGGGAGGAATTATTGAGGATAATAATATTTTAAGTTCTCAAAAGTATAGAGTAATTGCTCCAATATGCTCACTGGATTTTAATTTATATTTAACTAATGCTAAAAATAGTAATAAAGTTATAAATTCACAAATTATTGATTTTAATTTTAATGGTATTCTCTTAGATAAAAATACAGATATAGTAAGTAATTTTTTAGATATCATCAATCGTTCATATGGATTCGTAGAAAATTCCATTACTACAAACTATTTGTCAAGACTACATGGATATAATAATATATTGAGTTTTAGAGATTCCAGTTTAACCAAAAGAAAATCTTTGGTATTAGCTGCCAATAATGAACGATTACAATTGTTTACATATATGCTTAATTCATTAATACCTAACATTTTATTTGATACCTTGTTACAAATAGGTAAAAATTGGCTTGGACAAGGTGAAATCAAAGATTATCAAGATAATTTTTATGGACACATGAATATCACTAATTTTAATATTGAGGAAAAAATTTGGCTACAAAGTAATAGAAAATTAAATCTTGCTGTTAAAAATTGGTATCCTATTGATTATTTTGATTCCGGTCGTTATAAAGGGATTAATGAGAGGTTAATTAATAAGATAAGACGATTGACAAATTTGGATTTTAATATTGTAAGTGTGCCTGAGGGCGAAATTGAAGAATTAGTTAAATTAGGAAAAATAGATATATTATCTGCTAATTTAGATAATTCAAATTCAGATTATGTTTTTAATGTCAAAGCAGTTTCAGAAATTCCACTACATCTTTTCTCAAATAAATCTAGATTATTTACATCTAGGTCGTCTGATTGTATTGCAGTATTGAAATTTTTGTATACCAAGGAATTAGAAACTCAAATAGGAACACAGCTGGTACAAGTTGATAGTTTTAAAGAAGCTTTAGATCTTCTTTATAGAGGTAAGGTCAGTGGGATTGTTAGCGATGAATATACTGCTACTATTAATTTTGAAGACCTAGATATTAGGGATATTAAAAAAATTCTTACCGTTCCAGATCTAACGTTTAATGTAAATGTTGCAGTTTATAACCAGGATCATATTTTAAGAAGGATTGTACAAAAGATTTTATTCCGTACAAATGTGAACAATAAATTATATTTTGATGACTGGGTATTTAGTGTTCATGAGAGTTCTAAAGATATGCGACTAAAAAAGTCTGGTATAGCAGTATTAACCATCAGCATGTTTGTTTTTACTATTTTTGTCTTTTTCCTATTTAATTTATGGAAGGAGATAGGATTTAGGAAAAAAATGTATTCTTATGCAATCAGTGAGAAAAAAGTTATTGAGGATGCTATTGTTGCTAAGACTATTTTTTTAGCAAGTATGAGTCATGATATTCGTACTCCCATTAATGGTATAATAGCTGCTACCGAGCTTTTGGAGAATACCGGACTTTTAGGTGTTCAAAAAGAGTATGTACAAATGATAAATTATTCATCTATCTCATTGCTTTCTTTAATTGATGATATATTATATATCTCTAAAATAGACATGAATGGGATATATATTGAAAATAATGAAATAGATTTGGAACGTGAAATTGAAGGTATTGTGAGGAGTTTTCAATCCCAAAGCGCAAAACAGAATCTTGATTTAATTTTTTACTCAAAATCAGATTTAGAGAGTTATTTAATAGGAGATAGATCTAGACTTAAGAAGGTACTTATTAATTTAATAGGCAATTCTTTTAAATTTACTGCAGACGGAATAATAGTTTTAAACTATGAGGTTATAAGCATTACAGAAGATAGTAATAGTACTAAAATAGTTATTGAGTTTAAGGTGACCGATACTGGTAAAGGAATTAAAAAGAGTAATATACCGAGAATATTTGAATTGTTTAGGCAAGGGGATGATTCTGATGCTAGAAAGTATGAAGGGACTGGTCTTGGGCTTGCGATATCTAGGAAGCTTGTTAGTTTAATGGGCGGTCCTGGCATTACGGTTGAGAGTGAATTGGGGAGGGGAACAACTTTTTCATTTATGTTGCCTTTTGTTTTGGGTAATAAGATTCAAAACAAAGAATTAAGTAAGTTGGAATTGGTAACAAGCAAAAAGATTTTAAGTTTATTTTTAAGTAAAAAGACTGTTGAAGTCTTAAGAGAAATAAGTAATATATTTGATTATAGGAACATACATTATTTTTACTCTTATGAGGATGCTTATAAAGCGTATTGTAGGTATCCTTATTATGATTTTATTTTTATAAATGTTAGTGATTCTGGTTTGCACGAAGGTCTTAAGTTTGCTGAGAGAATTGACAATTTAAATTATGATGTAAGAATAGTATTTGTGTTCTATTATTTAAAGAGTGATGAGATTATAGGTTTTAAATATGAATATATGCAAAAACCTTTTAAAAGGTGGGATTTTTATTCTGATTGGATTAAAAATGGTCCAATTGTCGATGTTCCAATAATAGGTGAGTCTAGTTCTCTTAAGATTAAAGATAATGTTAGCATCTTAATAGCTGAGGATAATGAAATTAATCAAAGAATATTAAAGGATATTTTAGTTGTTATAGGTATTAAAGAAGATTCCATTGATATTGTAGATGATGGTGCTAAGGCTATTGAATTTTTAAAAACCAAAAGATATGATGTAGCTTTTATTGATATAAGAATGTCAAGTTGTGATGGATTTATGGTGTCTAAAGAAGTACGCAAATTTGAAAGCCAGAATAACTTAAATCCATGTGTGTTAATAGCTGTAACTGCACATGCATTAAGGGAATATAAAGATAGATGTTTAGAAAATGGGATGAATGATTATCTTGCAAAACCAATACATATTAGTTCAATTAACTGCATATTAAGAAAATATTTACATATTGAAATTGGAGATAATAAAATTATGGCAGATAAGAAATTAGATGGATTTTTTGATTTGCCTAATTTAGATGTTACTAGTGCTTTAATGGATTTAAATATCACATATGATATGTATGTTGATTTATGCAGGGGATTTGCTGATATTAGTGATAGTCTAATACGTGACTTGGATGAGGCTTTTAATTTAAATAATGAAGAATTAATAAAAGACCTAGCTCATTCAATTGCTGGAGCTCTTGGTAATATGCGTAGTAACTTATTTGAAAAGTTTAAGCAGATTGAGACAAGTACAGATTCAATAAATGAATTAAAAATATTGTATTCTAAGGCACGTAAAGATTTGATCATACTTGTTAAGAATATAAGAGAGCGTATTTTAAATGTTATTGGTGCTGACGATCAGAAAAAATTAAAATTTAAAAGCAATGATGAATTCCTGGTTCTTATGCGGAAGCTTTTAAATGGCATAGAGAATGGAAATCCCAAAGAATATAAGAAAGTACTTAACGTTCTTAAGAGATATAGGTTGGATGGCAATAATATTATATTACTTGATTACCTTATTAAATATTTAAGAGTATACAATTTTAAAGAAAGCGCTAGTATTGTTAAACGTATGATGAATACTGTTAAAGCAGAGAAATCGTGA
- a CDS encoding Cof-type HAD-IIB family hydrolase encodes MNANYQKYKMLVFDLDGTLLNSSHGITPLTLKVLLKLKDDFHIVIATGRRLCEIKDILMLLKEAQIDERYIVTANGAEVFLENDLILRCNINYDVVREIIKVEKGDIDISLYTLNDWYSDREIRSPIMSYFIRNLGIKPVITNLFELKIDSCSKIVYYSHDFSKLEGFANKIREKNFRNINVFYSANDLLEITSIDASKYNAIKSISVLECIDINDILAFGDSGNDYDMLRNVGKGILMKNASEFVKNNLPSNELTKFSNDEDGVARFLIEFFNLDIYFR; translated from the coding sequence ATGAATGCCAATTATCAAAAATATAAGATGTTAGTTTTTGATCTTGATGGAACCTTACTTAATAGCAGTCATGGAATTACGCCGTTGACTCTTAAAGTTCTTTTAAAGTTAAAAGATGATTTTCATATAGTTATTGCTACTGGTAGGAGATTATGTGAAATTAAGGACATTTTAATGCTTCTTAAAGAAGCTCAAATTGATGAGCGTTATATTGTAACAGCCAATGGGGCTGAGGTATTTTTAGAAAATGATCTGATTTTGAGATGTAATATAAATTATGATGTAGTAAGAGAAATTATTAAGGTAGAAAAAGGGGATATTGATATTAGTCTTTATACTCTTAATGATTGGTATTCTGATAGAGAGATTAGAAGTCCAATTATGAGTTATTTTATTAGGAATTTAGGAATAAAACCTGTTATTACTAATTTATTTGAGCTTAAAATAGATTCTTGTTCTAAGATTGTTTATTATTCTCATGATTTTTCTAAACTAGAAGGGTTTGCAAATAAAATTAGGGAGAAAAATTTTAGGAATATAAATGTGTTTTATTCTGCTAACGATCTTTTGGAAATTACAAGTATTGATGCTAGTAAGTACAATGCTATTAAAAGTATTTCTGTTTTAGAATGTATTGATATTAATGATATTTTGGCGTTTGGAGATAGTGGCAATGATTATGATATGTTAAGGAATGTTGGCAAAGGTATTCTCATGAAAAATGCAAGCGAGTTTGTTAAGAATAATTTGCCAAGCAATGAGCTTACGAAATTTAGTAATGATGAAGATGGAGTTGCAAGGTTTTTAATTGAGTTTTTTAACCTTGATATTTATTTTAGGTAA
- a CDS encoding phosphoribosyltransferase family protein, whose amino-acid sequence MDFLQDSSYINNTYSSLNVMIKKDINIENRYIIIFDDTINTGATHNKIVACLKSKNFKEIKIFIPFNKLHRRLIKLKIDYTEFEIKNVLIVGHGIKLNKKYRTLKNVV is encoded by the coding sequence ATGGATTTTTTGCAAGACTCAAGTTATATAAATAACACTTATTCTTCACTGAACGTGATGATAAAGAAAGATATTAATATAGAAAACAGATATATAATAATCTTTGATGACACCATAAACACCGGAGCGACACACAATAAAATTGTTGCATGCTTAAAAAGCAAGAATTTCAAAGAGATTAAAATTTTTATCCCTTTTAACAAATTACATAGAAGATTAATAAAATTAAAAATAGACTACACTGAATTTGAAATCAAAAATGTTTTAATAGTAGGCCATGGTATTAAGCTTAACAAAAAATACAGAACTTTAAAGAACGTAGTATAA
- a CDS encoding adenylosuccinate synthase, which translates to MSIYAVIGTQWGDEGKGKIIDFLSSKSDYVVRFNGGNNAGHTIVVNNKKFIFNLLPSGVLQGAKCILGPGVVINPLILIEELETLKHNNIKTEILISDKAHIVMPYHIKLDELSEQKKDTYKIGTTKRGIGPCYADKINRTGIRATDLLNMEIFKKKLKINLDEKNEIIEKIYNDKPLNYNDILSKYKEYAVMLQSAITNTEEILNHAINSGKTILIEGAQGTMLDIEHGTFPFVTSSNTLITAATGCGIPISKIKQKIGIIKAFSSRVGSGPFITEISGPIGDKIREKGQEYGSTTKRPRRIGWLDLLTIKKSINLNELNHLALTKLDILNDIGDFKICTAYEFQGKIYNYIPSSCEILEKVQPVYKVFKGFKQDIRNIKHYDELPIEAREYIEFIEREVGVQISILSLGAEREKTIFRNKKWINI; encoded by the coding sequence ATGTCAATTTATGCAGTTATTGGTACTCAATGGGGAGATGAAGGCAAGGGAAAAATTATAGATTTTCTCTCATCAAAATCAGATTATGTTGTAAGGTTTAATGGAGGGAATAACGCCGGACATACAATCGTTGTCAATAATAAAAAATTTATTTTCAATCTATTACCATCAGGTGTTTTACAAGGAGCAAAATGCATACTTGGACCTGGTGTAGTAATTAATCCATTAATCTTAATTGAAGAACTTGAAACACTCAAGCACAATAACATAAAGACAGAAATACTCATAAGTGACAAAGCTCACATAGTAATGCCTTATCACATTAAACTTGACGAGCTAAGCGAACAAAAAAAGGATACATATAAGATTGGAACCACAAAACGAGGCATTGGTCCTTGTTATGCCGATAAAATCAACAGAACTGGTATAAGAGCTACTGACCTACTTAATATGGAGATTTTTAAAAAAAAACTCAAAATAAATTTAGATGAAAAAAATGAAATCATAGAAAAGATATACAACGATAAGCCTCTTAATTACAACGACATCTTAAGCAAATATAAAGAATATGCAGTAATGCTTCAATCTGCAATTACAAATACAGAAGAAATATTAAATCATGCAATAAATTCAGGAAAAACTATCTTGATAGAAGGAGCTCAAGGTACAATGCTTGACATTGAACATGGAACGTTTCCATTTGTAACATCAAGTAATACATTAATTACGGCAGCAACAGGATGTGGTATTCCTATCTCAAAAATAAAACAAAAGATTGGTATAATAAAAGCATTTTCATCAAGAGTTGGTTCAGGACCTTTTATAACTGAAATCTCAGGTCCTATTGGGGATAAAATTAGGGAAAAGGGACAAGAATATGGTTCAACAACAAAAAGACCTAGGAGAATTGGCTGGCTTGATCTTTTAACAATTAAAAAATCGATAAATCTTAATGAATTAAACCATTTAGCATTAACTAAACTAGATATATTAAACGATATTGGAGATTTTAAGATATGCACAGCCTATGAATTTCAAGGAAAAATATATAACTATATACCCTCTTCTTGTGAAATACTTGAAAAAGTTCAACCTGTATACAAAGTCTTTAAAGGATTTAAACAAGATATTAGAAATATCAAACATTATGATGAGTTGCCTATTGAAGCTAGAGAGTATATCGAATTTATAGAAAGAGAAGTAGGAGTTCAAATCTCAATTCTATCTCTTGGAGCAGAGAGAGAAAAAACCATTTTCAGGAATAAAAAGTGGATAAATATATAA
- the purB gene encoding adenylosuccinate lyase produces MDKYINPLKSRYASKEMLYIFSPKFKYTTWRKLWYNLALAQQELGIDIDNKQLNKLYKHIEDIDFELVEKYEAKFQHEVMAHLYAYADLAGNNARKILHLGVTSAYLMDNTDLIQIKEALLIIKNKLVQLIKTLKEFSIKHKNLAILSFTHLQEAQLTTLGKRSSLWLQSLIFDFEELNFITSNMCFRGVKGTVGNQNSFKELFLSNFEKVKTLDINLAKKMGFDKVYKITSQTYDRKFDSLILNLLSNLAQSAHKITNDIRFMQHLKEIEEHFDKHQIGSSAMPYKRNPIYSERVASLAKFIMSLQSSGGFIVATQWLERTLDDSACKRLNIAQTFLAADAILILLNKIFNNLKVNKKIIEKHVKTEMPFLLTEDILMKATKNGGDRQTLHEKIRIYSMQVRENLDSGTTENDLIKLILNDKSFKLTPKDIDEILNPNENIGFASYQVEDFVKEIIDPILEK; encoded by the coding sequence GTGGATAAATATATAAACCCCCTAAAATCAAGATATGCAAGCAAAGAAATGCTTTACATTTTTTCACCAAAATTTAAGTATACTACATGGAGAAAATTGTGGTACAACTTAGCTTTAGCTCAACAAGAATTAGGAATAGATATTGACAACAAACAACTCAATAAGCTATACAAACACATTGAAGACATTGATTTCGAACTCGTGGAAAAATATGAGGCAAAATTTCAACACGAAGTCATGGCACATCTTTACGCTTATGCCGACTTAGCCGGAAATAATGCTAGAAAAATCCTACACCTTGGTGTTACAAGTGCGTATTTAATGGACAATACAGATCTAATACAAATTAAAGAAGCCTTATTAATCATTAAAAATAAACTGGTACAACTTATCAAAACTTTAAAAGAGTTCTCAATAAAACACAAAAATCTGGCAATACTTAGCTTTACACATCTACAAGAAGCACAATTAACAACTCTTGGAAAAAGAAGTAGCTTGTGGCTTCAAAGTCTAATTTTTGACTTTGAAGAACTTAATTTCATTACATCCAATATGTGTTTTAGAGGAGTCAAAGGAACAGTTGGAAACCAAAATAGCTTTAAAGAGTTATTTTTATCTAACTTTGAAAAGGTTAAAACCCTAGACATTAACCTTGCAAAAAAAATGGGATTCGATAAAGTTTATAAAATAACTAGTCAAACTTATGATCGCAAATTTGATTCATTAATATTAAACTTACTAAGCAATCTAGCCCAAAGCGCACATAAAATTACTAATGATATTAGATTTATGCAACATCTTAAAGAAATTGAAGAGCATTTTGATAAACATCAAATAGGTTCATCAGCAATGCCCTACAAAAGAAACCCTATTTATAGTGAAAGAGTAGCTTCTCTTGCTAAGTTTATAATGAGCCTACAATCAAGTGGTGGATTTATAGTGGCAACTCAATGGCTTGAAAGAACTCTTGATGATTCAGCTTGCAAGAGACTAAATATTGCTCAAACATTCTTAGCTGCTGATGCCATATTGATATTACTAAATAAAATATTTAACAATCTTAAGGTAAACAAAAAAATAATTGAAAAACATGTTAAAACAGAAATGCCATTCCTATTAACAGAAGACATATTAATGAAAGCAACAAAAAATGGAGGTGACAGACAAACTTTACATGAAAAGATAAGAATTTATTCAATGCAAGTAAGAGAAAACCTTGATTCAGGAACAACCGAAAACGACTTAATTAAATTAATCCTTAACGATAAAAGCTTTAAATTAACACCTAAAGATATAGATGAAATTTTAAATCCAAATGAAAATATAGGTTTTGCCTCATATCAAGTCGAAGACTTTGTCAAAGAAATAATTGATCCTATTCTTGAAAAGTAA
- a CDS encoding DNA-3-methyladenine glycosylase, whose protein sequence is MNREFFMQDAVSVAKSLLGHLLVRKIDGKELISRIVETEAYMGIIDRACHAYGGRMTSRTRAMYSIGGYAYVYMIYGVYYMLNVVASNEHNPHAVLIRGVEPISPKIDGVFTNGPGKLTRFLNIDLKFNKVDLINNCELFLRKGLSFDFEVSCSKRINVDYAGEEYASKLWRFYIKGNRFVSRC, encoded by the coding sequence ATGAATAGAGAATTTTTTATGCAAGATGCTGTTAGTGTGGCCAAGTCTCTACTTGGTCACTTGTTGGTTCGAAAAATAGATGGTAAAGAACTTATTTCAAGGATTGTTGAAACAGAAGCTTATATGGGTATAATAGACAGGGCTTGTCATGCTTATGGAGGTAGAATGACAAGTCGTACCAGAGCCATGTATAGTATTGGGGGATATGCTTATGTTTATATGATTTATGGTGTGTATTATATGTTGAATGTTGTAGCATCTAATGAACATAATCCCCATGCTGTTTTAATAAGAGGTGTTGAACCGATTTCACCAAAAATTGATGGCGTATTTACTAATGGACCCGGTAAACTTACTAGATTTTTAAATATAGATTTGAAGTTTAATAAAGTGGATCTTATTAATAATTGTGAGCTTTTTTTACGAAAAGGTTTATCTTTTGATTTTGAAGTTTCATGTTCAAAAAGAATAAATGTTGATTATGCAGGTGAAGAGTATGCGAGTAAACTCTGGCGATTTTACATAAAGGGCAATAGGTTTGTTTCTAGATGTTAG